The genomic segment atctatctatccatctatctatctatctatctatctatctatctatctatctattcatccatctatctatctatctatgtatctatctatctatctatctatctatctagttatctatctatcaatctatctatctatatatctatctatctgcctaCCTACTTCCCCTTTAGGATTTCTGCTAGAACAACATCATGACAGATTTTAAAACTGCTGATTTCCCTCTTGTGTTCTCTTGAATGTTGTATACTCCTCCCGTTTGTTATACATCCCCGTCTGCCTAACAAAAGTAAATATACCCCTTAAAAAGGAAGGTACCGTAAGAATGGTGACCTTTTGAAGTTCTGGTGACGTCATCGTCGAGAATAGCAATTAAATCAATAGCTCCTTCGGAAAAAATtatattttgccccgttaatccatcaaatataaggtCTTTCGAAAAGATCTTTcacgacggaaaaatatcaggatttataatgttcccgaaggagcggaggagTTGTTGATGATGGAGTTTGTAGAAAAGTTGCCGCGGAAAGCGCTGGAGATTTCCTCGACTATGGAGATTGAGATTGAGAGGGCTCATCGTTCTCTCATCCCGAGGCTTTCCCAAGACAGAGAAAGTAAGTCGCGGTcaatagtacttagattccttcgattcaagagaaAGGCGGAggttctacgaagggcctggggtaggTAGAGGGCGTTTTGGAACGGGAACTTAATACATTTCGATCAAGGTTAGTCCCCTTAACCTGCTGATTTATTTTGAGTCCATAAAAGTGCATTACCCGCAATCCAATGTGCTTatcggatttttttttttacatttcacCTACACCACATTCATCAGTTCCCAATTTTCCATCTGTTTATCCATTTCCGAACCCACGCTGACTCTGGCAATGTTGTTGTTGCTGTCCATCCAGCCCCGTGGGTGAGGATGTTGTGTCTAGGTCTGTGTGTCTCCCTGTAGGACCCTGTGTACAGAATACAATGGAAAGATTGACTGTTAGTGGTTCAGTGTAACAGTTGTATTGGAAATGTGTATCTACATCCAGGGCTTAGTGTGGGACTGAATGTCTCTGCTGTCTGAGAAGGTGGAACTAAAGAGCGGCTGGTCTCTTGGTGCTTTGTAACGCACCTTGTGTGTTCTGTACCTTGTCTCTCGACAAGAGTGAATATCGGATTTGAAAGAAGCCTTTCCCTGTGGGTAGGAGAGGAAACAGGGTCAGTGAAGGACAGGTGAACGTCAGACGGCTGTGTGAAACGGCCGATGTAGCCAGTGCTagtttcaatctctctctctctctctctctttctccgtctctctctccctctccctttctgcctctcgctgtctctgtctgtctgtctctcgcttgctctctctgtctctgtctctctctctcaaacacataacacaacacacacacacacacacacacacacacacacacacacacacacacacacacacacacatacacacatgcactcactcagacacacacacacggacctaAAATTGTATCTGATGCTTGTCAGTCACTATCAGCCATGCTGCATCTGTTCATCTCCCAACTGAGAGAACTATTTGTCTTATTTCTGTgcctatgtatgtgtgtgtgtgtgcctgtttgTGTGGGTAGAGGGGAGAGGTTGAAGCAATAGGAAATTGAAGTTCTAAATGGGAAACCGTTTGGGTTCGATCGTTCGCCAAATAAAAACGTGAAATCTGTAAATGCAGCTACTCCGTGACAAAGCTCAGTCTTTGTCATTAGAATTTAGGCATGATTTCACCAGACGAGTCATTGCTGAGGTAATGCTCAGGAATTTTGAAATGTTTGTCTTGAATCGGCCGCATACTTACATCACAGATAATGGTgttgaattaaagtgtttgttcaagtGACTGTAACTAAGAAAGTTAGTCAGGGGTATATCCGTATCTCTGGAGACCGATCCAACGTATAAATCAGGGCCGTTTAGAATGTACCAGCTCAGAGTTTCTGCCAGAGCTGTGCATTCGGGAGTAACATACGTCACAggttctcactgaaatggtgaaTACTGTCATCTTCCGAATAGAAGAAGTTTACTATCCTTTAATTTCagtctttggaattcccggtaagccacAGAGTTGTTAATATTTCTGTAGCTCTCAGGGGCACTTCGAGAACAATTCTGAGAAGAGACACTTCAACTGTTTTTCCATATATTCTGTTTTGCCTCGATGGGTGTTTACAGTATTCCATGTTTCTGTTCCGTCCTTCGGCGTCCTGTCGCTGACAGGGAGAACCATGGAAGTTtatgattgtctaatggaagaatcccTCCATCACCGCCCGGATTTATTCATTACAACTGGATGAGACGGCGAAGGCGTCGGTAGAAAATATTCCAATATTCCGTGGAGGGTGTTACCCAGTTAGAGCTTTCCGCTCTCACTTTATGTTCCGGTAATCAGTAAAGAATCGGGATTCAGATCATATTGACTTTAGTTTACCGTGCGAATTCAGATTTCTACGCTGCGTGTGCACGCCGTCTCAACCTTTCCCCAGCTAAATGCAACAGTGtagtggaaatattacaggaccTCCTCAAGCTGTTGCATTGGTTTCTGCTCAGTATTTcctcaacttgctgttccctctctctcttccagcgaacttggtggcgattatgatcctgtcccggggaaagtgcggtctctccaaatgtgtcactctcTACCTGGTAGGAATGgccgcggccgatctcctggtcgttatcttgGATCCGCTGCTGAGGTGGACTGctcagatttattttccccgatcattcttGTTCATCACTCCCGTGTGCAGACTCCGTCAATGGCTgatttttgcgagcactgcgacctccGTCTGgttgactgtcgctttcaccgtcgatcgatttgtagCGATTTGCTGTCAGAagatgaaaacaaaatattgtaccgagagaacggcggttgtggttatcgggacagtgagtgcgctggcctgtttggagagtgTCCCCTGGTACTTTGAATATGAGCATGGAGAAATAATTGACGGTGTTCCTTGGTTTTGTGTTCTCTCATCCAGCTACAAAATCTCTCTATCATGGGCGGCATTTGAGATGTTTCACCGTATTTTAACCCCCTGTGTTGctttctttctgattttgctgttcaatattcagaCTGTCAGGAGCATTCTGGCAGCCAGTCGAGCCCGCacggggctccggggacaaaagagtggagagaatgacaaggacagGGAGATGGAGAACAGACataaatccatcgttttgctcttcagcataaccgctagtttcatattgttgtggataACACAGGTGGTATTTTATATCTATCGACGGATTTCAAagagttttgtttattctgtcacggatccccgttacatcacagtAAAGACAGCGGCAATGCTGCAAGTTctgagttcctgcaccaacacgtgtatttacgccctgactcagagcaaattccgagaggaactcagGAATGCGGTGAAATATCCATTGAATCGGATTTTGAAATTTATGAAACTTCAgaaataaatgctgcaaagagTTGCAGTTCAGCTGTTTTCTCATGCTCCCTATTCTGTAccctcagtggtgggtaaatggaaacaataTGATCAACAGAGTTACAAAAGTAATGACAGAAAATATACCGCTGCTAAAactacaaaacaacacacacacgatCAGAGCCCTGATGAAGACTGGCGGCCTGAAACTTCCAATGTTTACTCTCATCCACttctgctgcctggtctgctgagttgctccagcatcatGTCTGTGTTTCCTTAGCGTTATAAACAGGTTTCTCACTGCTTTTCACAGCTGATACTGCAGCATCACACCCATCATC from the Mobula birostris isolate sMobBir1 chromosome 13, sMobBir1.hap1, whole genome shotgun sequence genome contains:
- the LOC140207996 gene encoding probable G-protein coupled receptor 139; amino-acid sequence: MEFVEKLPRKALEISSTMEIEIERAHRSLIPRLSQDRETNLVAIMILSRGKCGLSKCVTLYLVGMAAADLLVVILDPLLRWTAQIYFPRSFLFITPVCRLRQWLIFASTATSVWLTVAFTVDRFVAICCQKMKTKYCTERTAVVVIGTVSALACLESVPWYFEYEHGEIIDGVPWFCVLSSSYKISLSWAAFEMFHRILTPCVAFFLILLFNIQTVRSILAASRARTGLRGQKSGENDKDREMENRHKSIVLLFSITASFILLWITQVVFYIYRRISKSFVYSVTDPRYITVKTAAMLQVLSSCTNTCIYALTQSKFREELRNAVKYPLNRILKFMKLQK